AATCCTCTCTACACCCCCTGGGACCCCCACCGAGTGATCATTacctcctccccatcccctttTCCCTCCACACATCTCCATGACACCAACGCCCCCCATTCCTCTCACGGACCCGCACCCCGTACCCGTGCCCACGCCCCGCCCCgtgcccccagccccagagCCCTCACTCTCACCGCGGAAGATGTcggagcgctgcggggccgcggTGCGGAGGGGGCGGCCCAGCTTCGCCCCCCCGCTCCCACTCCCGGAGCCCCCCCGGGGCGCCCACACCGCGCGCCCCCCTCGCACCGCGCGCAGCATGCCGCCcggcccccccccgcccttTGCCCTCCGCCCTTTGCCCCTCGCCCCGCCCTCacgccccgcccctccccgctTCGCCTCTCCATTGGCTTTCTTCCCCCACATCCTCTTTTGGCCTAACAGCCAATAGGAAGCCTCGTAGCTAAACGATGACTTCCGGCGGAAGTGCGCGGAGCAGTGCGACGTGTGcgcgcagcccggcccggcgccgCCATGCTGGACTTCTTCACCATCTTCAGCAAGGGCGGGCTCGTCCTCTGGTGCTTCCAGGGCGTCCGCGGGCCCGCCTCCGCCGCTACTGCCCCTGTCAATGCTCTCATCCGCTCCGTGCTTCTGCAGGTCCGCCGGGGCGGGGGAGCGGCAGCGGAGGCCTGCGTGAGGGAGGGGCTGCGGCTGCCTGCGTGAAGAGAGGGGATAAGGGGAGACCGCCTGCTTAGGGGGGGGGCGGGACGAAGAGGAACCTCGTATTTGGGAGTTGGAGAGTGTAGCTTATCACCACCGAGTTTTGGAGAGCCGCTTCCTTTGGAGGAGAGGGGGACTGATATCCTGGGGTGGAGGGGGTGGCACTGCGGGGCTGGCGGTGGGCGGGGGTCCCTATTTGGGAGCTGAGGGCTGCACCTGGAATAGTGTCCCCTCTGCGGGCGTTTTTTTCTGGctgagggaaaagcagaaatgggggggaggggacatcacactgttgctgtcacccgTTTCCCCCACCTTGAATTGATGGGTCCGTTCTATAGGAGCGAGGTGGCAACAACTCCTTCACCCATGAAGCTCTCACGCTCAAGTACAAGCTGGACAACCAGTTTGAGCTGGTGTTTGTGGTAAGTGTCCCCCCTCGGGCTGCCCTGGACTctgaatgctttgtttttgtgattgACTGTCATGCTGTCTGCTCTGAGGGACTCTCAGGAAGGAGCTTGCTCAGACTCAGGAGAGGAGGAGTGCTCAGGGTGGTTTGTGGCTTTGGTCAGAAGCTCCAGGAGGGCACAAATGTTGGGTTCTGCCTTCCTGTGGGGCTGAGGCTTTCCCCTGACTTACTAGAACCTCACAAAAAGCAGGGCTTAGCTCAGCGCTGTGTGGTGCAAAAGGCGTCTTGCACACAGGTGAGGTGACGTGTTCTCTGGGACACAATGTCCCTgttgttcctcctcctccacctggGCCACCAGAGGAGTTTGGTGCCCAttgagaaatgctgcagctgggctTTGTGTCAAAGAAAACACCCAGGGGCTGCcactgagctgggctgggagcgGGGACAGCTGGCGCTGGGCATGCAGAGCTGCCATGGGGACAGTTTGGGAAGAGCAGCACGTGGAGTGCAAGCGGCCAAAAGCCGTCCTGTTTGGACAGGAGTGTTCctgcacacacagtgctggagaATTATCATCTCAGTGCATCTTGAGCAAACTGGTGCTTCAGATACTGCTGTGCTTTGTCCTCTGCCGGGCTTAGCTTCTTGCTCTGGGATTTTTTTGGGGTGAGGAATACTCCTCACTGAGGTCACCCGTGGTGCTTTGCCTGCCCGTTGTGTTCTCAGTGGGCTTCCCCAGCACGCTGTAAGGTTTATGCTGTCTGAGGACTGGGTTTTGTGGCTGGGATGTGACTGCTGCTTCCGTTGTGTGCTGCTGGTTTATTTTAGTCAGCAGCGATAGGATTAAGGCTCCAGCTTTGAAGGTGGAATGGAAACAGCACAGACTGTTGCATTGTAAGGAAACCTCATTGCAGATGAGAAGTCtgtctggatttatttttaaaaaaaagccaaaaatgcAGAATCTTTTCAACTTCAGGAAAGCTGTGATGCTTTTCCCTTGAGCTCTCTGTTCCTTATCTCAGCGACGTCACACAACCTTGATTGCATATATACAGATAAGCATGAGGCTTTCTGGTCTTTCAGTGTGTGTCTTTGTTGCtatgaaacagcatttttttggGAGTCACgttttaaagaaaagctctgcattgtgccacttttttttttttttttttttgagggagaaaGAATGTCTTAAAAGCTTGGGAGGTCAGATTAGGAAACACAGCCTGGAGCCTGCATCATCTGGTGCCTGAAATTAAAGAACTTTGTACCAAGTGTCTGAAATCCAGAGAGGTCAATGCTGCCTGCTGGATGTACCAGCAATTAAtggttttggtgtttttaattatttaagtgCCGCTTGCTTAAGGTGACATCTTTCCACTGCACATTGTCGCAGGTGGGATTTCAGAAGATCCTGACTCTAACCTACGTCGACAAGTTGATAGACGACGTTCACAAGGAGTTCAGAGACAAATACCGCAATGAGTTCCAGCAGAAGGGCGCCCTGGGCATCCTAAATGGCACCTTTGATTTTAAAGATGACTTTCTGCGCCTCCTCCGGTAAGGAGCTTTCCTacccctgcagagctgcccggAGCTCAGCGCTGTGTCTGAGTCTGGGTGGCTCTGCTCTTTAGTTGTGCTACATGCTGTATGAGAGCAGACGAGGCTGTAATAGCAAAAAACCTGATAAAAATGGTgtgtgggaagggctgagcTGTTTAATGTTGCTTCTGTTTAGAGCAGACACGGATCTGGGGGTGGGGGCCACAGGTCTGCAATTCAGGCTCACGGGCACTGTCTCacagggaagcagaggagagcagtAAGGTCCGAGCTCCCACCGTGATGAAGACATTTGAGCAGTCTGTGAAATCTCAGAAGACTGTCAAGTGTATGATAGAGACCAGAGGGGAGAAACCAAAGGAGAAAGTCAAGAACAAGAAGAACAAAGGTTCCAAGAAGGAAGGTGAGTTGAAGGGAAATGTGGTATGTGTGTGGGAGGGATGTAAATATTCCGGAGTTGTGAAACATCGGCCACGTGTGGCCCTGCCTGTTCTTTCCTAATCATTCCATGCCACTTGAGTGTTGTTCAGGGTCTTCTGGTCACAGCCAGCACAGGCTCAGGAGGGGAAAGTGCTGCTTAACGCACCTAATCTGCTATGGTAGTGTCACCATATGCCCAGATTGAGGAAGACAGCTCTTCAGTTAGGACAGTGACAGGCAAAGGTTGTTCTGTTGTAATGACACAGCTTCTTAGTGTGTGTTCTTGGTTCTGAGATGGGGAGTGACGAACATACAAAGATGTCTGGGGAGAGCTGGTTCATAAACTGCTAATCTTGGGAAAATGGGATCCCAAATACAGCTGCCTTTGGGCTGAAATAAGATGCTTATGTGTCCTGAGGCTTCCAGAATCTCAGAGGTGAGGCTGGAGTGGGTCTGTGTCTTCTCAAAGGAGGAATTTCTCAGATGCAGTCAGTGCATTGCTGGCTCTTTCTGCTACTTCCGCAAGGCTGAGCTTGTGCTGGGGCTCTTTCCTTCAGGGAATGAAGCTGTTACAGCCTCCAATAAAACAGCCCCAGGTGAAAAGCAGTCCTCGGCAGCTGGGGACAAGGAGGAACTGACCAAGGATGAAATACTGCAGAAGAACCGGGAAGAATTCTTCAAGAGACACATGAAAGCAGGGGAGAAGTCCAGGTGGGTTGCAAGGGCATGGCCAGGCTGTGGTGAGTCCACacgtgctgcagcccagctttTGCTGGTGTGTGCAGAAAGGAGGCTCTGCCATTCCTCAGTGATGCCTgagcttctctttccttcagtgCCCCTGGAATTGTCAGACTGTGCTCGAAGTACAGTGTGGTGTTCAAAACTCAGACCTCATGTGGGGTCCAGATTTCTTTTATGGGGGGGAGCTTTTCCCACTGTGAGTAAAGGGTGAGCTGATGGTTGGCTTGAGTTAAAGCAGGCCACACTGAGCCTGAGATGGGACTAAAGTTCATACAGATAAACTCTGTGGAGACTTGGCATTGGTCAGTTTTAGCCtggatttctgccttttttgaTAGCTGGACTTTGAATTTTCAAAGCCTCTAAGGTGGTGTTTGCTCATACTTCACTCAACTGAACAAAATGTTCGTGGTCTTTATTTCAGCAAGTCTCCAAAGCCTGATGCTcagaaggagaaggggaagaaaccCCGAGTATGGGATCTGGGGAACTCTAACGCCAAAGTACTTGATTACAGTAACTCTACTACCAATGGGAACTCAGAGGCCTCTCCCATGGAGGACTTCGACCCTGATATGGTAAGGAGAAGTCAGGTCATGGTGTCTGCTTTGGTGCATTGTTCTGGTGTCAGCTGGGCATCAAAAACGCAGCCAGGTCACCAAGGCTGGCTGAGAAAGTGCTCGAAGAGGGGATCAGGGTGCCCAGCCTACTGCCTGTAAAGTTACTGCCTAGAGAAtgttttctcctgctgtgaCAGCTGCAGACAGCACCAGATTTGCATGCACATTGGATCAAATAACTGAGCCCTTCTGGCAAAGATCTGTagagctgcttctgctgacTGGAACTGATGCTGTTCCTGGTGGCAGTGAAAGCAAgccaggaaaatgaaataaagcagttGCTGCTTCTCAGAGTACTGCTTTCATCTTGCAGGCCCTTAGGGATCGAAACCGTGAGCCTGGCCGCCTCTATGACCTTGAATATGAGAGTGATGAAGAAGCTGAGGAGGAGAAGATTATTCAGAACGCTTCAAAACCCAGGTAGAGGCTCCCGAGGCCCTGATTGCTACATGCTTCATGATTTCCCTCCCATAATTCATTTTCCAGACTAATCAGTAATGCAGCAGGTACAAACAGGTCTAATTGTCAGCTGTGATGGGCTCTTGtgtctccctgctgctggctgttgCATGCAGTATGCAGTTCACACCTAAGGTAACTGTTCTGCTTCTGCGCAGCACAAAGAAAGGTGGCCTCGGAGGTATGTTTGGCATGCTGAAAGGCCTGGTGGGCTCCAAGAGCTTGACAAGACAGGACATGGACCCAGTCCTGGAGAAGATGAAAGATCACTTAATTGGTACGTGTGGGTCTGCTGTACGTGGCTTTGTCTGAATGGTGTAATCCGGAGGGGATCCTTCAGctccattttttccctcaatGCACCAAACTCCCAGGGCCTGGTGTGACAGTGGTGTGCGGCACGTGCCCCCCGTTCTGCTTTGATAACCctgctctcttctctccttctctctcccaaAGCAAAAAATGTGGCAGCTGAAATTGCAGTCCAGCTCTGTGAATCAGTGGCAAAGAAACTGGAAGGGAAAGTGATGGGAACATTCACCAGTAAGTGGTCGTGCCCCGCTTGTGTTCTTATTGGTGTGTGCAGCTTGCTGGCCTGagttctctgcttctctgacCTGGCAAAACTGTGATACCCGAGTGTCTTCCTGGCCTCCTCGTGTTGGTGATTTGGGGCTCAGGGCTTTCCTGCAGGGCTTTCCAGGTGTGACAAGTTCTCCTTTTATCTCCTTTTTCCCAGCTGTGACCTCAACAGTGAAGCAGGCCCTGCAGGAGGCTTTGGTGCAGATCCTGCAGCCCCAGCGCCGCGTGGACGTCCTCCGGGATGTCATGGATGCGCAGCGTCACCGCCGGCCCTACGTGGTCACTTTCTGTGGCGTCAACGGTGTTGGGAAATCCACCAACCTGGCCAAGGTAGGGCACGGTGCTGGCGGCTCCTGGGACAGGGCTGAGTTCAGGTTGTGGCCACTAACAAGGCTTTTCCGTTGCCGGCCACAGATCTCATTCTGGCTCATTGAGAATGGCTTCAGCGTCCTCATCGCTGCCTGTGACACCTTCCGTGCGGGAGCGGTGGAGCAGCTCCGCACACACACCCGCCGCCTCAACGCCCTGCACCCCCCGGAGAGCCACGGCGGGCGGACCATGGTGCAGCTCTATGAGAAGGGCTACGGGAAGGACGCTGCAGGGATCGCCATGGAGGCCATCTCCTATGGTAGGAAGGGGTTGGTGGCAGGAGAGGGCCGTCCTGGCATCCCTGGGCTTCCTCCTACTTACGCTTTCTCCCCGTCTCCCCAGCTCGTAACCAGGGCTTCGACGTGGTGCTGGTGGACACGGCGGGCCGCATGCAGGACAACGCCCCCTTGATGACAGCTCTGGCAAAACTCATTGCCGTCAATGCTCCTGACTTGGTCCTTTTCGTTGGAGAAGCTCTGGTGGGAAACGAGGCTGTGGATCAGCTGGTGAGTGTTCAGAGTTGCTTTCTGGGAAGGGCAGATAAGAGCAGATCTGTGTGGGTTTAGCGGGAGGTGTTTCAGATGGGGTCGGCATCACAACTTCATTTCTTGAGAACGTTCTCTTCCTCAGGTCAAGTTCAACAAGGCTCTGGCTGACCACTCCATGGCCCAGACACCCCGGCTCATTGATGGAATTGTGCTCACCAAGTTTGATACCATCGATGACAAGGTAAGGGGAGCATTTTGTGCTCTGGGGGTTATCTCCTACCTTAACCTTGCAGAGAGCTTCCTGTTGGTGACAGGTGGGAAGAGGTGCAGTCAACAAACAAGGGCTGTTTTCAGTGGGCCACTTATCACCTCTCCTAGAGGCTGTCCTTTGTGTTTAAATGCACTCCAGACACCGAGACAAAATGAAGTGCACTCATTTCTGTCCCTGTTGAAAAATGGCTGTGAGGTGTCCCAGTTCTTTGGCAGTATTGCACTGGGGGATGTGGAATTGGGACCGTACAGATCTGGCAAACATAAGAAGGCTGAATGTTTGTGCTCCCCTGAGGAGGTAATACTGGGACAGCCGCAGCAAGCACATCCTGAGCAGTTTGTAGGGAGGTGCACCCAAATCAGGCACTGAGAGCCTGCATTAAATGCAATGCAGAATGATGTGGCTTTAAATGAGGGTGAACCTACATATGCAGTGTAGGAAATGAAATCTGGAGAAGGTGAAATCCTGGTGGGAGATGACTTGTGGCTGCAGATGGCACTGACACCCGGTTACTCCAGGTGTAATgccccacagcctcctgccTGCCCATGGAGCTGAGCACAGGGCATGAGCTGCTGCATCCTCGGGAGCAGCCTGTGTGTTTCTGCATCTAACTGTTCTCCAAAACTCAGCTTCAGGCTCAGAAGTTTGGGTCCTTCTTGTTGCATTCCTGggtcctttttttccctccctgtaAAGTTCCCAGTGaactggaaatgtttttgtgGAGCAGCAGGCTGTACAGTGGGAGGTTTTGGGGAGGACAGCCCCAGCTGGCCCTGCTAATGGTGCTCATCCCCTCGGCAGGTCGGCGCTGCCATCTCCATGACCTACATCACAAGCAAGCCCATCGTTTTTGTTGGTACTGGACAAACCTACTGTGATCTGCGTAGCCTTAACGCCAAGGCTGTGGTCGCAGCGCTCATGAAGGCCTAAAATCAAGTATTGCACCAAATTGCTGTTTGCAGATGTCTCAGAAGAATATGCTTCACCCTGTGACTGATTAGTCTTTCCAGTGTAGTGCAAAACAGAATGAAGGGATGCGGGTGCAAGGGCTGTGCTTCCCCTGCCCATCTGATCTGAATGCTCGCTGGTGTGTTCTTCCAGCACTGCATGAGTATAAAGTAGGAAGGAAGGTGTTACCTGATCACTTGTGCTTATTCCAGTTAGGTCCGTGCTATCCTGCCATATTTATTGACTACAGTGTATTTGTAGATGAAAGCTCTCTTCTCTAGTTGGAGCATTCCACCCTGATCAGTTGTGGGGCTTCACTCAGTACAGCCCTGCCCCTGGATTCCTTCATTCTGTTCCAATAATTCAGCCTTCCTCATGCAGAGGCTGAAACCAGAGCTTTGTATTGTTCATGCTATCCGAGTGGCAATGCAAGGACCTGCCGTGCTGTCACTAGCAGCAGCTGTGGTCTgttgggcagtgctgcaggtgggtACTGAGCCCCAAGCTGCTCTTTCGTGCTCTTGCAGTCCGTACCACAGGGACAGCTGCTGCTTAGTGACAGCATTAGACCATCTGACCGTTCATAGCGCTGCTAACTTTGGCTGTAGCAGCTCACCAAAGTTgataaaccaaaaattgcaaCAGCCTGCCCCTGTCCTGGGCAAGCAGGGGCTCCTGGGGAGATGCTAAATTGCCTTATGGCCCCCATTTCTGTTGTTAGTGGGGTCTTGCTGCAGGGTACCCAGAGAACTGCAGCAGTGTGGTCTGGTAATGCTGGTTGTTCCACCGGCCAGCGATGGAGGGCAGTGTGCTCCTGGGTGTCTTCTGCCTGCTGGCCTCAGCGTTGTTTGCTGCCTCAAATatgtaacaaaagaaaaaaaaatactggaagacAGTGGTGGCTGCTTGCTGCTTCCCTGCGCCCTTTCTCCCCCCCTTTAGAGTGCCTCTTGATCCTGGTCTGAAGTGCTACATTGAATAATACAAAACTCTCTTACGACGTCTTGTAGCTCCGTATTGCAGATGTGCTCTAGTGCAATAAATTGAATGCTGTCTGCTAAGAGAcataatttatataaataaacttcataatttgttttctgtgtacaACTAGCTTGCCTTCAGCCAAGACCCCTTTCCTCCTCAGGGGGGAGACAGAGCTC
The sequence above is drawn from the Gallus gallus isolate bGalGal1 chromosome 24, bGalGal1.mat.broiler.GRCg7b, whole genome shotgun sequence genome and encodes:
- the SRPRA gene encoding signal recognition particle receptor subunit alpha codes for the protein MLDFFTIFSKGGLVLWCFQGVRGPASAATAPVNALIRSVLLQERGGNNSFTHEALTLKYKLDNQFELVFVVGFQKILTLTYVDKLIDDVHKEFRDKYRNEFQQKGALGILNGTFDFKDDFLRLLREAEESSKVRAPTVMKTFEQSVKSQKTVKCMIETRGEKPKEKVKNKKNKGSKKEGNEAVTASNKTAPGEKQSSAAGDKEELTKDEILQKNREEFFKRHMKAGEKSSKSPKPDAQKEKGKKPRVWDLGNSNAKVLDYSNSTTNGNSEASPMEDFDPDMALRDRNREPGRLYDLEYESDEEAEEEKIIQNASKPSTKKGGLGGMFGMLKGLVGSKSLTRQDMDPVLEKMKDHLIAKNVAAEIAVQLCESVAKKLEGKVMGTFTTVTSTVKQALQEALVQILQPQRRVDVLRDVMDAQRHRRPYVVTFCGVNGVGKSTNLAKISFWLIENGFSVLIAACDTFRAGAVEQLRTHTRRLNALHPPESHGGRTMVQLYEKGYGKDAAGIAMEAISYARNQGFDVVLVDTAGRMQDNAPLMTALAKLIAVNAPDLVLFVGEALVGNEAVDQLVKFNKALADHSMAQTPRLIDGIVLTKFDTIDDKVGAAISMTYITSKPIVFVGTGQTYCDLRSLNAKAVVAALMKA